One stretch of Tribolium castaneum strain GA2 chromosome 5, icTriCast1.1, whole genome shotgun sequence DNA includes these proteins:
- the Nha1 gene encoding sodium/hydrogen exchanger 9B2 isoform X1 → MKPPKIRIFRVKSNMSVDQDPIVSSEPSPTSHLEVPPHNRKVSIIEGLHGHDNLAFESPRSRKVSANSEHAEIGPVRKKSILHNAHPVENLSLSAHTDQGKEEIKRTKSYCCYVVPAWDSGKQVNGDLRSKKNSVTESLHSKTRFSETGEEENDDRSWWYLFCLKCRQEETHPSWQPPVWPRICPYPFCPTYRQFSRMIALALIGTLSWCILYAIVGATAAPGGHLFQLILLCICAHFGGWLMSLTTLPALIGMLFTGMLLQNLGIVNIDDSFAHITKELRHVALVIILIRAGLDLEPDALKRLKFTVIKLGLGPWVVETGIVAVLSRYFLDLPWDFALLLATIVAAVSPAVVVPCLFRLRTRGYGVAKGIPTLIIAVAGIDDAVSVAIFGIVKSIMFSNDSLTFQILQGPISVLGGLGFGLLWGIICNYAPERHDPFMVPLRVLLLLVGGMISVFGSELIGYGGAGPLACVSVAFVSLYCWSRQGWEIEDNPAATAFEIFWMIFEPVLFSITGAQVKLDELDGYIVSIGVAILIAGIVIRIAVTVLLGIGCKLNLKEKIFVALAWMSKATVQAALGPLTLGVVKENTEEHDYAEKILMVCVMSIILTAPTGAILIILGGPRLLTKTKFPEVPEGWRRSHRPSIRDISIIDEEEERDENVEASMSTTVSQKDSPKGET, encoded by the exons ATGAAGCCACCAAAAATACGCATTTTTCGGGTGAAGTCAA ACATGTCAGTGGACCAAGATCCGATTGTTTCATCCGAACCATCACCGACTTCCCATTTAGAAGTTCCGCCACACAATCGCAAAGTTAGCATAATTGAAGGTCTCCACGGACACGATAACTTAGCGTTCGAATCTCCGAGAAGTCGGAAAGTGTCCGCCAACTCGGAGCATGCGGAAATTGGACCGGTGCGGAAAAAAAGCATCCTGCACAATGCACATCCAGTGGAAAATCTCAGCCTGTCGGCCCATACCG ATCAAGGCAAAGAAGAAATCAAGAGAACAAAGTCGTATTGCTGTTACGTGGTGCCAGCTTGGG ATAGTGGTAAACAAGTCAATGGGGACCTCAGGTCGAAAAAAAACTCAGTCACAGAATCGCTCCACTCAAAAACGCGCTTTTCGGAAACCGGCGAAGAAGAAAACGATGATAG GTCATGGTGGTATCTGTTCTGCCTCAAATGCCGGCAAGAGGAGACCCATCCCTCGTGGCAGCCTCCCGTGTGGCCCCGAATCTGCCCTTACCCCTTCTGCCCCACGTACCGCCAGTTCTCCAGAATGATCGCGCTCGCCCTCATCGGGACGCTATCCTGGTGCATCCTCTACGCCATCGTCGGGGCCACCGCTGCCCCAGGTGGGCATTTATTCCAGCTGATCCTCCTCTGCATCTGTGCACACTTTGGGGGATGGTTGATGAGTCTCACCACGCTACCGGCGCTAATCGGCATGCTCTTCACCGGGATGCTGTTGCAAAACCTGGGCATCGTAAACATTGACGATTCGTTTGCCCACATCACCAAAGAGTTACG acATGTTGCCCTCGTGATTATCCTAATCAGGGCCGGGCTTGACTTGGAACCGGACGCTTTGAAGCGGCTCAAATTCACCGTGATCAAGCTGGGGCTCGGACCGTGGGTTGTCGAGACCGGGATTGTTGCAGTTCTAAGCCGCTATTTCCTCGACTTACCGTGGGATTTTGCCCTTCTTCTCGCAACCATCGTGGCAGCCGTGTCCCCAGCTGTGGTGGTGCCTTGTCTCTTCAGACTGCGGACGCGGGGCTATGGCGTGGCAAAAGGAATCCCAACACTTATCATAGCCGTGGCTGGAATCGACGATGCCGTTTCAGTTGCGATTTTCGGCATTGTTAAGAGTATCATGTTTTCGAACGATTCTCTCACGTTCCAAATCCTCCAAGGGCCGATTTCTGTGCTTGGAGGGCTCGGATTTGGCCTACTTTGGGGGATAATTTGCAATTACGCCCCGGAGAGACACGACCCCTTCATGGTTCCTTTGCGAGTCCTCCTGTTGCTAGTCGGGGGGATGATTTCAGTCTTCGGGAGCGAGTTGATCGGTTATGGGGGCGCAGGGCCTTTGGCATGTGTCTCGGTCGCCTTCGTTTCACTGTATTGTTGGTCGAGACAAGGGTGGGAAATCGAAGATAATCCAGCTGCCACTGCTTTTGAAATCTTCTGGATGATCTTCGAACCTGTTCTCTTCAGCATAACCGGAGCCCAAGTCAAACTTGACGAACTCGACGGTTACATTGTCTCGATTGGAGTGGCGATTTTAATTGCCGGGATTGTTATTAGAATAGCCGTGACGGTTTTACTAGGAATCGGCTGCAAGTTAAACTTGAAGGAGAAAATTTTCGTTGCGTTAGCGTGGATGTCAAAGGCCACGGTTCAG GCCGCCTTGGGCCCGCTGACGCTGGGTGTGGTGAAAGAAAACACGGAGGAACACGACTATGCCgagaaaattttaatggtGTGTGTTATGTCTATAATTCTAACTGCGCCGACTGGAGCGATTTTGATCATTTTGGGCGGACCTCGGCTGCTCACCAAGACTAAATTTCCTGAAGTACCTGAAGGGTGGCGAAGGAGTCATCGGCCATCGATTAGAGATATTAGCATCATTGATGAGGAAGAGGAGCGGGATGAGAATGTTGAGGCATCAATGTCTACCACAGTGAGTCAGAAGGACTCGCCCAAGGGCGAAACATAA
- the Nha1 gene encoding sodium/hydrogen exchanger 9B2 isoform X5 — protein MKPPKIRIFRVKSNSGKQVNGDLRSKKNSVTESLHSKTRFSETGEEENDDRSWWYLFCLKCRQEETHPSWQPPVWPRICPYPFCPTYRQFSRMIALALIGTLSWCILYAIVGATAAPGGHLFQLILLCICAHFGGWLMSLTTLPALIGMLFTGMLLQNLGIVNIDDSFAHITKELRHVALVIILIRAGLDLEPDALKRLKFTVIKLGLGPWVVETGIVAVLSRYFLDLPWDFALLLATIVAAVSPAVVVPCLFRLRTRGYGVAKGIPTLIIAVAGIDDAVSVAIFGIVKSIMFSNDSLTFQILQGPISVLGGLGFGLLWGIICNYAPERHDPFMVPLRVLLLLVGGMISVFGSELIGYGGAGPLACVSVAFVSLYCWSRQGWEIEDNPAATAFEIFWMIFEPVLFSITGAQVKLDELDGYIVSIGVAILIAGIVIRIAVTVLLGIGCKLNLKEKIFVALAWMSKATVQAALGPLTLGVVKENTEEHDYAEKILMVCVMSIILTAPTGAILIILGGPRLLTKTKFPEVPEGWRRSHRPSIRDISIIDEEEERDENVEASMSTTVSQKDSPKGET, from the exons ATGAAGCCACCAAAAATACGCATTTTTCGGGTGAAGTCAA ATAGTGGTAAACAAGTCAATGGGGACCTCAGGTCGAAAAAAAACTCAGTCACAGAATCGCTCCACTCAAAAACGCGCTTTTCGGAAACCGGCGAAGAAGAAAACGATGATAG GTCATGGTGGTATCTGTTCTGCCTCAAATGCCGGCAAGAGGAGACCCATCCCTCGTGGCAGCCTCCCGTGTGGCCCCGAATCTGCCCTTACCCCTTCTGCCCCACGTACCGCCAGTTCTCCAGAATGATCGCGCTCGCCCTCATCGGGACGCTATCCTGGTGCATCCTCTACGCCATCGTCGGGGCCACCGCTGCCCCAGGTGGGCATTTATTCCAGCTGATCCTCCTCTGCATCTGTGCACACTTTGGGGGATGGTTGATGAGTCTCACCACGCTACCGGCGCTAATCGGCATGCTCTTCACCGGGATGCTGTTGCAAAACCTGGGCATCGTAAACATTGACGATTCGTTTGCCCACATCACCAAAGAGTTACG acATGTTGCCCTCGTGATTATCCTAATCAGGGCCGGGCTTGACTTGGAACCGGACGCTTTGAAGCGGCTCAAATTCACCGTGATCAAGCTGGGGCTCGGACCGTGGGTTGTCGAGACCGGGATTGTTGCAGTTCTAAGCCGCTATTTCCTCGACTTACCGTGGGATTTTGCCCTTCTTCTCGCAACCATCGTGGCAGCCGTGTCCCCAGCTGTGGTGGTGCCTTGTCTCTTCAGACTGCGGACGCGGGGCTATGGCGTGGCAAAAGGAATCCCAACACTTATCATAGCCGTGGCTGGAATCGACGATGCCGTTTCAGTTGCGATTTTCGGCATTGTTAAGAGTATCATGTTTTCGAACGATTCTCTCACGTTCCAAATCCTCCAAGGGCCGATTTCTGTGCTTGGAGGGCTCGGATTTGGCCTACTTTGGGGGATAATTTGCAATTACGCCCCGGAGAGACACGACCCCTTCATGGTTCCTTTGCGAGTCCTCCTGTTGCTAGTCGGGGGGATGATTTCAGTCTTCGGGAGCGAGTTGATCGGTTATGGGGGCGCAGGGCCTTTGGCATGTGTCTCGGTCGCCTTCGTTTCACTGTATTGTTGGTCGAGACAAGGGTGGGAAATCGAAGATAATCCAGCTGCCACTGCTTTTGAAATCTTCTGGATGATCTTCGAACCTGTTCTCTTCAGCATAACCGGAGCCCAAGTCAAACTTGACGAACTCGACGGTTACATTGTCTCGATTGGAGTGGCGATTTTAATTGCCGGGATTGTTATTAGAATAGCCGTGACGGTTTTACTAGGAATCGGCTGCAAGTTAAACTTGAAGGAGAAAATTTTCGTTGCGTTAGCGTGGATGTCAAAGGCCACGGTTCAG GCCGCCTTGGGCCCGCTGACGCTGGGTGTGGTGAAAGAAAACACGGAGGAACACGACTATGCCgagaaaattttaatggtGTGTGTTATGTCTATAATTCTAACTGCGCCGACTGGAGCGATTTTGATCATTTTGGGCGGACCTCGGCTGCTCACCAAGACTAAATTTCCTGAAGTACCTGAAGGGTGGCGAAGGAGTCATCGGCCATCGATTAGAGATATTAGCATCATTGATGAGGAAGAGGAGCGGGATGAGAATGTTGAGGCATCAATGTCTACCACAGTGAGTCAGAAGGACTCGCCCAAGGGCGAAACATAA
- the Nha1 gene encoding sodium/hydrogen exchanger 9B2 isoform X4, with protein sequence MSVDQDPIVSSEPSPTSHLEVPPHNRKVSIIEGLHGHDNLAFESPRSRKVSANSEHAEIGPVRKKSILHNAHPVENLSLSAHTDSGKQVNGDLRSKKNSVTESLHSKTRFSETGEEENDDRSWWYLFCLKCRQEETHPSWQPPVWPRICPYPFCPTYRQFSRMIALALIGTLSWCILYAIVGATAAPGGHLFQLILLCICAHFGGWLMSLTTLPALIGMLFTGMLLQNLGIVNIDDSFAHITKELRHVALVIILIRAGLDLEPDALKRLKFTVIKLGLGPWVVETGIVAVLSRYFLDLPWDFALLLATIVAAVSPAVVVPCLFRLRTRGYGVAKGIPTLIIAVAGIDDAVSVAIFGIVKSIMFSNDSLTFQILQGPISVLGGLGFGLLWGIICNYAPERHDPFMVPLRVLLLLVGGMISVFGSELIGYGGAGPLACVSVAFVSLYCWSRQGWEIEDNPAATAFEIFWMIFEPVLFSITGAQVKLDELDGYIVSIGVAILIAGIVIRIAVTVLLGIGCKLNLKEKIFVALAWMSKATVQAALGPLTLGVVKENTEEHDYAEKILMVCVMSIILTAPTGAILIILGGPRLLTKTKFPEVPEGWRRSHRPSIRDISIIDEEEERDENVEASMSTTVSQKDSPKGET encoded by the exons ATGTCAGTGGACCAAGATCCGATTGTTTCATCCGAACCATCACCGACTTCCCATTTAGAAGTTCCGCCACACAATCGCAAAGTTAGCATAATTGAAGGTCTCCACGGACACGATAACTTAGCGTTCGAATCTCCGAGAAGTCGGAAAGTGTCCGCCAACTCGGAGCATGCGGAAATTGGACCGGTGCGGAAAAAAAGCATCCTGCACAATGCACATCCAGTGGAAAATCTCAGCCTGTCGGCCCATACCG ATAGTGGTAAACAAGTCAATGGGGACCTCAGGTCGAAAAAAAACTCAGTCACAGAATCGCTCCACTCAAAAACGCGCTTTTCGGAAACCGGCGAAGAAGAAAACGATGATAG GTCATGGTGGTATCTGTTCTGCCTCAAATGCCGGCAAGAGGAGACCCATCCCTCGTGGCAGCCTCCCGTGTGGCCCCGAATCTGCCCTTACCCCTTCTGCCCCACGTACCGCCAGTTCTCCAGAATGATCGCGCTCGCCCTCATCGGGACGCTATCCTGGTGCATCCTCTACGCCATCGTCGGGGCCACCGCTGCCCCAGGTGGGCATTTATTCCAGCTGATCCTCCTCTGCATCTGTGCACACTTTGGGGGATGGTTGATGAGTCTCACCACGCTACCGGCGCTAATCGGCATGCTCTTCACCGGGATGCTGTTGCAAAACCTGGGCATCGTAAACATTGACGATTCGTTTGCCCACATCACCAAAGAGTTACG acATGTTGCCCTCGTGATTATCCTAATCAGGGCCGGGCTTGACTTGGAACCGGACGCTTTGAAGCGGCTCAAATTCACCGTGATCAAGCTGGGGCTCGGACCGTGGGTTGTCGAGACCGGGATTGTTGCAGTTCTAAGCCGCTATTTCCTCGACTTACCGTGGGATTTTGCCCTTCTTCTCGCAACCATCGTGGCAGCCGTGTCCCCAGCTGTGGTGGTGCCTTGTCTCTTCAGACTGCGGACGCGGGGCTATGGCGTGGCAAAAGGAATCCCAACACTTATCATAGCCGTGGCTGGAATCGACGATGCCGTTTCAGTTGCGATTTTCGGCATTGTTAAGAGTATCATGTTTTCGAACGATTCTCTCACGTTCCAAATCCTCCAAGGGCCGATTTCTGTGCTTGGAGGGCTCGGATTTGGCCTACTTTGGGGGATAATTTGCAATTACGCCCCGGAGAGACACGACCCCTTCATGGTTCCTTTGCGAGTCCTCCTGTTGCTAGTCGGGGGGATGATTTCAGTCTTCGGGAGCGAGTTGATCGGTTATGGGGGCGCAGGGCCTTTGGCATGTGTCTCGGTCGCCTTCGTTTCACTGTATTGTTGGTCGAGACAAGGGTGGGAAATCGAAGATAATCCAGCTGCCACTGCTTTTGAAATCTTCTGGATGATCTTCGAACCTGTTCTCTTCAGCATAACCGGAGCCCAAGTCAAACTTGACGAACTCGACGGTTACATTGTCTCGATTGGAGTGGCGATTTTAATTGCCGGGATTGTTATTAGAATAGCCGTGACGGTTTTACTAGGAATCGGCTGCAAGTTAAACTTGAAGGAGAAAATTTTCGTTGCGTTAGCGTGGATGTCAAAGGCCACGGTTCAG GCCGCCTTGGGCCCGCTGACGCTGGGTGTGGTGAAAGAAAACACGGAGGAACACGACTATGCCgagaaaattttaatggtGTGTGTTATGTCTATAATTCTAACTGCGCCGACTGGAGCGATTTTGATCATTTTGGGCGGACCTCGGCTGCTCACCAAGACTAAATTTCCTGAAGTACCTGAAGGGTGGCGAAGGAGTCATCGGCCATCGATTAGAGATATTAGCATCATTGATGAGGAAGAGGAGCGGGATGAGAATGTTGAGGCATCAATGTCTACCACAGTGAGTCAGAAGGACTCGCCCAAGGGCGAAACATAA
- the Nha1 gene encoding sodium/hydrogen exchanger 9B2 isoform X2 — MSVDQDPIVSSEPSPTSHLEVPPHNRKVSIIEGLHGHDNLAFESPRSRKVSANSEHAEIGPVRKKSILHNAHPVENLSLSAHTDQGKEEIKRTKSYCCYVVPAWDSGKQVNGDLRSKKNSVTESLHSKTRFSETGEEENDDRSWWYLFCLKCRQEETHPSWQPPVWPRICPYPFCPTYRQFSRMIALALIGTLSWCILYAIVGATAAPGGHLFQLILLCICAHFGGWLMSLTTLPALIGMLFTGMLLQNLGIVNIDDSFAHITKELRHVALVIILIRAGLDLEPDALKRLKFTVIKLGLGPWVVETGIVAVLSRYFLDLPWDFALLLATIVAAVSPAVVVPCLFRLRTRGYGVAKGIPTLIIAVAGIDDAVSVAIFGIVKSIMFSNDSLTFQILQGPISVLGGLGFGLLWGIICNYAPERHDPFMVPLRVLLLLVGGMISVFGSELIGYGGAGPLACVSVAFVSLYCWSRQGWEIEDNPAATAFEIFWMIFEPVLFSITGAQVKLDELDGYIVSIGVAILIAGIVIRIAVTVLLGIGCKLNLKEKIFVALAWMSKATVQAALGPLTLGVVKENTEEHDYAEKILMVCVMSIILTAPTGAILIILGGPRLLTKTKFPEVPEGWRRSHRPSIRDISIIDEEEERDENVEASMSTTVSQKDSPKGET, encoded by the exons ATGTCAGTGGACCAAGATCCGATTGTTTCATCCGAACCATCACCGACTTCCCATTTAGAAGTTCCGCCACACAATCGCAAAGTTAGCATAATTGAAGGTCTCCACGGACACGATAACTTAGCGTTCGAATCTCCGAGAAGTCGGAAAGTGTCCGCCAACTCGGAGCATGCGGAAATTGGACCGGTGCGGAAAAAAAGCATCCTGCACAATGCACATCCAGTGGAAAATCTCAGCCTGTCGGCCCATACCG ATCAAGGCAAAGAAGAAATCAAGAGAACAAAGTCGTATTGCTGTTACGTGGTGCCAGCTTGGG ATAGTGGTAAACAAGTCAATGGGGACCTCAGGTCGAAAAAAAACTCAGTCACAGAATCGCTCCACTCAAAAACGCGCTTTTCGGAAACCGGCGAAGAAGAAAACGATGATAG GTCATGGTGGTATCTGTTCTGCCTCAAATGCCGGCAAGAGGAGACCCATCCCTCGTGGCAGCCTCCCGTGTGGCCCCGAATCTGCCCTTACCCCTTCTGCCCCACGTACCGCCAGTTCTCCAGAATGATCGCGCTCGCCCTCATCGGGACGCTATCCTGGTGCATCCTCTACGCCATCGTCGGGGCCACCGCTGCCCCAGGTGGGCATTTATTCCAGCTGATCCTCCTCTGCATCTGTGCACACTTTGGGGGATGGTTGATGAGTCTCACCACGCTACCGGCGCTAATCGGCATGCTCTTCACCGGGATGCTGTTGCAAAACCTGGGCATCGTAAACATTGACGATTCGTTTGCCCACATCACCAAAGAGTTACG acATGTTGCCCTCGTGATTATCCTAATCAGGGCCGGGCTTGACTTGGAACCGGACGCTTTGAAGCGGCTCAAATTCACCGTGATCAAGCTGGGGCTCGGACCGTGGGTTGTCGAGACCGGGATTGTTGCAGTTCTAAGCCGCTATTTCCTCGACTTACCGTGGGATTTTGCCCTTCTTCTCGCAACCATCGTGGCAGCCGTGTCCCCAGCTGTGGTGGTGCCTTGTCTCTTCAGACTGCGGACGCGGGGCTATGGCGTGGCAAAAGGAATCCCAACACTTATCATAGCCGTGGCTGGAATCGACGATGCCGTTTCAGTTGCGATTTTCGGCATTGTTAAGAGTATCATGTTTTCGAACGATTCTCTCACGTTCCAAATCCTCCAAGGGCCGATTTCTGTGCTTGGAGGGCTCGGATTTGGCCTACTTTGGGGGATAATTTGCAATTACGCCCCGGAGAGACACGACCCCTTCATGGTTCCTTTGCGAGTCCTCCTGTTGCTAGTCGGGGGGATGATTTCAGTCTTCGGGAGCGAGTTGATCGGTTATGGGGGCGCAGGGCCTTTGGCATGTGTCTCGGTCGCCTTCGTTTCACTGTATTGTTGGTCGAGACAAGGGTGGGAAATCGAAGATAATCCAGCTGCCACTGCTTTTGAAATCTTCTGGATGATCTTCGAACCTGTTCTCTTCAGCATAACCGGAGCCCAAGTCAAACTTGACGAACTCGACGGTTACATTGTCTCGATTGGAGTGGCGATTTTAATTGCCGGGATTGTTATTAGAATAGCCGTGACGGTTTTACTAGGAATCGGCTGCAAGTTAAACTTGAAGGAGAAAATTTTCGTTGCGTTAGCGTGGATGTCAAAGGCCACGGTTCAG GCCGCCTTGGGCCCGCTGACGCTGGGTGTGGTGAAAGAAAACACGGAGGAACACGACTATGCCgagaaaattttaatggtGTGTGTTATGTCTATAATTCTAACTGCGCCGACTGGAGCGATTTTGATCATTTTGGGCGGACCTCGGCTGCTCACCAAGACTAAATTTCCTGAAGTACCTGAAGGGTGGCGAAGGAGTCATCGGCCATCGATTAGAGATATTAGCATCATTGATGAGGAAGAGGAGCGGGATGAGAATGTTGAGGCATCAATGTCTACCACAGTGAGTCAGAAGGACTCGCCCAAGGGCGAAACATAA
- the Nha1 gene encoding sodium/hydrogen exchanger 9B2 isoform X3, with the protein MKPPKIRIFRVKSNMSVDQDPIVSSEPSPTSHLEVPPHNRKVSIIEGLHGHDNLAFESPRSRKVSANSEHAEIGPVRKKSILHNAHPVENLSLSAHTDSGKQVNGDLRSKKNSVTESLHSKTRFSETGEEENDDRSWWYLFCLKCRQEETHPSWQPPVWPRICPYPFCPTYRQFSRMIALALIGTLSWCILYAIVGATAAPGGHLFQLILLCICAHFGGWLMSLTTLPALIGMLFTGMLLQNLGIVNIDDSFAHITKELRHVALVIILIRAGLDLEPDALKRLKFTVIKLGLGPWVVETGIVAVLSRYFLDLPWDFALLLATIVAAVSPAVVVPCLFRLRTRGYGVAKGIPTLIIAVAGIDDAVSVAIFGIVKSIMFSNDSLTFQILQGPISVLGGLGFGLLWGIICNYAPERHDPFMVPLRVLLLLVGGMISVFGSELIGYGGAGPLACVSVAFVSLYCWSRQGWEIEDNPAATAFEIFWMIFEPVLFSITGAQVKLDELDGYIVSIGVAILIAGIVIRIAVTVLLGIGCKLNLKEKIFVALAWMSKATVQAALGPLTLGVVKENTEEHDYAEKILMVCVMSIILTAPTGAILIILGGPRLLTKTKFPEVPEGWRRSHRPSIRDISIIDEEEERDENVEASMSTTVSQKDSPKGET; encoded by the exons ATGAAGCCACCAAAAATACGCATTTTTCGGGTGAAGTCAA ACATGTCAGTGGACCAAGATCCGATTGTTTCATCCGAACCATCACCGACTTCCCATTTAGAAGTTCCGCCACACAATCGCAAAGTTAGCATAATTGAAGGTCTCCACGGACACGATAACTTAGCGTTCGAATCTCCGAGAAGTCGGAAAGTGTCCGCCAACTCGGAGCATGCGGAAATTGGACCGGTGCGGAAAAAAAGCATCCTGCACAATGCACATCCAGTGGAAAATCTCAGCCTGTCGGCCCATACCG ATAGTGGTAAACAAGTCAATGGGGACCTCAGGTCGAAAAAAAACTCAGTCACAGAATCGCTCCACTCAAAAACGCGCTTTTCGGAAACCGGCGAAGAAGAAAACGATGATAG GTCATGGTGGTATCTGTTCTGCCTCAAATGCCGGCAAGAGGAGACCCATCCCTCGTGGCAGCCTCCCGTGTGGCCCCGAATCTGCCCTTACCCCTTCTGCCCCACGTACCGCCAGTTCTCCAGAATGATCGCGCTCGCCCTCATCGGGACGCTATCCTGGTGCATCCTCTACGCCATCGTCGGGGCCACCGCTGCCCCAGGTGGGCATTTATTCCAGCTGATCCTCCTCTGCATCTGTGCACACTTTGGGGGATGGTTGATGAGTCTCACCACGCTACCGGCGCTAATCGGCATGCTCTTCACCGGGATGCTGTTGCAAAACCTGGGCATCGTAAACATTGACGATTCGTTTGCCCACATCACCAAAGAGTTACG acATGTTGCCCTCGTGATTATCCTAATCAGGGCCGGGCTTGACTTGGAACCGGACGCTTTGAAGCGGCTCAAATTCACCGTGATCAAGCTGGGGCTCGGACCGTGGGTTGTCGAGACCGGGATTGTTGCAGTTCTAAGCCGCTATTTCCTCGACTTACCGTGGGATTTTGCCCTTCTTCTCGCAACCATCGTGGCAGCCGTGTCCCCAGCTGTGGTGGTGCCTTGTCTCTTCAGACTGCGGACGCGGGGCTATGGCGTGGCAAAAGGAATCCCAACACTTATCATAGCCGTGGCTGGAATCGACGATGCCGTTTCAGTTGCGATTTTCGGCATTGTTAAGAGTATCATGTTTTCGAACGATTCTCTCACGTTCCAAATCCTCCAAGGGCCGATTTCTGTGCTTGGAGGGCTCGGATTTGGCCTACTTTGGGGGATAATTTGCAATTACGCCCCGGAGAGACACGACCCCTTCATGGTTCCTTTGCGAGTCCTCCTGTTGCTAGTCGGGGGGATGATTTCAGTCTTCGGGAGCGAGTTGATCGGTTATGGGGGCGCAGGGCCTTTGGCATGTGTCTCGGTCGCCTTCGTTTCACTGTATTGTTGGTCGAGACAAGGGTGGGAAATCGAAGATAATCCAGCTGCCACTGCTTTTGAAATCTTCTGGATGATCTTCGAACCTGTTCTCTTCAGCATAACCGGAGCCCAAGTCAAACTTGACGAACTCGACGGTTACATTGTCTCGATTGGAGTGGCGATTTTAATTGCCGGGATTGTTATTAGAATAGCCGTGACGGTTTTACTAGGAATCGGCTGCAAGTTAAACTTGAAGGAGAAAATTTTCGTTGCGTTAGCGTGGATGTCAAAGGCCACGGTTCAG GCCGCCTTGGGCCCGCTGACGCTGGGTGTGGTGAAAGAAAACACGGAGGAACACGACTATGCCgagaaaattttaatggtGTGTGTTATGTCTATAATTCTAACTGCGCCGACTGGAGCGATTTTGATCATTTTGGGCGGACCTCGGCTGCTCACCAAGACTAAATTTCCTGAAGTACCTGAAGGGTGGCGAAGGAGTCATCGGCCATCGATTAGAGATATTAGCATCATTGATGAGGAAGAGGAGCGGGATGAGAATGTTGAGGCATCAATGTCTACCACAGTGAGTCAGAAGGACTCGCCCAAGGGCGAAACATAA